From a single Sinomonas atrocyanea genomic region:
- a CDS encoding DUF3000 domain-containing protein, producing MTALAHLPADFLTALRSMRSATGMLRQGDFRLEEIPAPARLAPYAVALEADVRDGDEELATGRFILLHDPEPPAVWDGTFRVVTYIRAQLEPEMGNDALLGSVAWTWLVEALEKHHAHYTAAGGTATRVLSESYGTLADRHDTIDIELRASWTPDGPDLRDHLEAWCDMVSTFAGIPPLPEGVAVLPRRRRKADPR from the coding sequence GTGACCGCACTAGCACACCTGCCTGCGGACTTCTTGACAGCCCTCCGCTCCATGCGGAGTGCCACGGGCATGCTCCGCCAGGGAGACTTCCGCCTCGAGGAGATCCCGGCACCCGCGAGGCTTGCGCCCTATGCCGTGGCCCTCGAGGCCGACGTACGCGACGGAGACGAGGAACTCGCCACCGGCCGCTTCATCCTCCTCCACGACCCGGAGCCCCCGGCTGTCTGGGACGGAACCTTCCGCGTGGTGACCTATATCAGGGCCCAGCTCGAACCCGAGATGGGCAACGACGCCCTCCTCGGCTCCGTCGCGTGGACGTGGCTGGTCGAGGCCCTCGAGAAGCACCATGCCCACTACACCGCCGCCGGCGGGACGGCCACCCGCGTGCTCTCGGAGAGCTACGGAACGCTCGCCGACCGCCATGACACGATCGACATCGAGCTGCGGGCCTCGTGGACCCCCGACGGCCCGGACCTGCGGGACCACCTCGAGGCCTGGTGCGACATGGTCTCCACCTTCGCCGGAATCCCGCCGCTCCCCGAGGGCGTGGCGGTGCTGCCGCGGCGCCGGCGCAAGGCGGACCCCCGCTGA